The genomic segment CCGCTATATCCTTTTTGCCCACATGCTCTTTGTGGATTCCTCACTGCTGGTGGTGACCAGCTTGGTTGCGCTGCTGACCTACTACAGAGTGACGATCCCCTATGAGGCCTGCATAGTGCTCAACTTGGTCATGATGTGGCTGGAATTTTCCACGCCTCTGACCTTGGTGGCCATGTGCCTGGAGCGCTATGTGGCTGTGTGTAAGCCCCTAAGGCACGCTGCCATCTTCACGCCGAGGATTAGAGTGGTGGGCCTGCTCCTCATTTGGGAGCTGGGCTGTGTACCTGCCCTCGTCATCCTCCTTTCCTTCGCAGCCTTGGTCTCAGTGAAGCAGCTCACCATGAGAGTCTTGTGCTCCTTGGATGCACTGATTGTGATTGAGTGGCAGAAGTACCTCCAAATTGCTGTGTTCAAATTCTATTTCTTGCTCATGTCCATGGTCATCGCCTTCACATACGTCAAGGTGGCTGCGGCTGCCCGGTCTGCCTCTGGTAAAAACAGCAAGTCAAGCGCCAAAGGTACGAGGACAGTGGCACTCCATGCCATCCAGCTTCTCCTTTGCCTCATACAGCTACTTACGCCTTTCGTGGACATGGCTCTGCTAAAGATCAGCGTGGTGATCTACATCTATATCCGTTTTgtgaatttcataatgtttgtgATAGCGCCGCGTTGCCTGAGTTCATTGATCTATGGTTTGAGGGACCAGAATTTCTTCCAGGCATTGAAACACTATGCTGTTTGTGGCCTGGATAAGAAGGTTCAACCAGCTGCTTCTCATTCCAGGAAGGTGGATCTGAGGCATTAATGTGAAGGAAGCAATGAGAGACACTGGATAAGACTGGATAGACTGTACATATTggc from the Brienomyrus brachyistius isolate T26 chromosome 19, BBRACH_0.4, whole genome shotgun sequence genome contains:
- the LOC125715002 gene encoding odorant receptor 131-2-like, which codes for MVENSTGIVDGSKWSEILSFGPLITEVLVGIFLYINGLMIFTFFMKEAFRTDTRYILFAHMLFVDSSLLVVTSLVALLTYYRVTIPYEACIVLNLVMMWLEFSTPLTLVAMCLERYVAVCKPLRHAAIFTPRIRVVGLLLIWELGCVPALVILLSFAALVSVKQLTMRVLCSLDALIVIEWQKYLQIAVFKFYFLLMSMVIAFTYVKVAAAARSASGKNSKSSAKGTRTVALHAIQLLLCLIQLLTPFVDMALLKISVVIYIYIRFVNFIMFVIAPRCLSSLIYGLRDQNFFQALKHYAVCGLDKKVQPAASHSRKVDLRH